A genomic stretch from Streptococcus oralis includes:
- the tsaD gene encoding tRNA (adenosine(37)-N6)-threonylcarbamoyltransferase complex transferase subunit TsaD, translating into MKDRYILAFETSCDETSVAVLKNDDELLSNVIASQIESHKRFGGVVPEVASRHHVEVITACIEEALAEAGITEEDVTAVAVTYGPGLVGALLVGLSAAKAFAWAHGLPLIPVNHMAGHLMAAQSVEPLEFPLLALLVSGGHTELVYVSEAGDYKIVGETRDDAVGEAYDKVGRVMGLTYPAGREIDELAHQGQDIYDFPRAMIKEDNLEFSFSGLKSAFINLHHNAEQKGESLSKDDLSASFQAAVMDILMAKTKKALEKYPVKTLVVAGGVAANKGLRERLAAEITDVKVIIPPLRLCGDNAGMIAYASVSEWNKENFAGLDLNAKPSLAFDTME; encoded by the coding sequence ATGAAGGATAGATATATTTTAGCATTTGAGACATCCTGTGATGAGACCAGTGTTGCCGTCTTGAAAAACGACGATGAGCTCTTGTCCAATGTCATTGCGAGTCAAATTGAGAGTCACAAACGTTTTGGGGGCGTAGTGCCAGAAGTGGCTAGCCGTCACCATGTCGAGGTCATTACAGCCTGTATTGAGGAGGCGCTAGCAGAAGCAGGGATTACCGAAGAGGATGTAACAGCTGTGGCGGTTACCTACGGACCAGGCTTGGTCGGAGCACTGCTAGTTGGTTTGTCAGCTGCCAAGGCCTTTGCTTGGGCTCATGGACTTCCGCTGATCCCCGTGAATCACATGGCTGGTCACCTCATGGCGGCTCAGAGCGTTGAGCCTTTGGAGTTTCCCTTGCTAGCTCTCTTGGTCAGCGGTGGGCACACGGAGTTGGTCTATGTTTCTGAGGCTGGGGATTACAAGATTGTTGGAGAAACGCGGGATGATGCAGTTGGTGAGGCCTATGATAAGGTCGGCCGTGTCATGGGCTTGACCTATCCAGCAGGTCGCGAGATTGATGAGCTAGCTCATCAGGGGCAGGATATTTATGATTTCCCTCGTGCCATGATTAAGGAGGACAATCTAGAGTTTTCATTCTCAGGTTTGAAGTCTGCCTTTATCAATCTTCACCACAATGCCGAGCAAAAGGGAGAAAGCTTGTCCAAGGATGACCTGTCAGCATCCTTCCAAGCTGCGGTCATGGATATTCTTATGGCTAAAACCAAGAAGGCCTTGGAAAAATACCCTGTTAAAACCCTAGTCGTGGCAGGTGGTGTAGCTGCTAATAAAGGTCTCAGAGAACGCCTAGCAGCTGAAATCACCGATGTCAAGGTCATCATCCCACCCCTACGCCTTTGCGGAGACAATGCAGGTATGATTGCTTATGCCAGCGTCAGCGAGTGGAACAAAGAAAATTTTGCAGGCCTGGACCTCAACGCCAAACCAAGCCTCGCCTTTGATACTATGGAATAA
- the rimI gene encoding ribosomal protein S18-alanine N-acetyltransferase: MIEIKRIQQQPDLAQAIYAVMAAVYSVSPWTLEQIQADLSQDQTWYALAYDGTEVIGFLAVQENLFEAEVLQIAVKGAYQGQGIASDLFATLPTDKEIFLEVRKSNGRAQAFYKKEKMAVIAERKAYYHDPVEDAIIMKREVDEG; this comes from the coding sequence ATGATTGAAATCAAACGAATTCAACAGCAACCTGACCTGGCTCAAGCCATCTATGCTGTCATGGCAGCTGTTTACTCAGTCAGTCCTTGGACGCTGGAACAAATCCAAGCAGACCTGTCCCAAGACCAGACTTGGTATGCTCTGGCTTATGATGGGACAGAAGTGATTGGCTTTCTAGCCGTTCAGGAGAATCTCTTTGAGGCAGAAGTCCTGCAAATCGCTGTCAAAGGAGCCTATCAGGGTCAGGGAATTGCATCAGACTTGTTTGCAACATTGCCGACAGATAAGGAGATTTTCCTCGAAGTCAGAAAGTCAAATGGACGAGCGCAAGCATTTTACAAGAAAGAAAAGATGGCGGTCATCGCTGAGCGCAAGGCCTACTACCATGATCCAGTCGAGGACGCCATCATCATGAAGAGAGAAGTAGATGAAGGATAG
- the tsaB gene encoding tRNA (adenosine(37)-N6)-threonylcarbamoyltransferase complex dimerization subunit type 1 TsaB — MKVLAFDTSSKALSLAILEDKQVLAETTINIKKNHSITLMPAIDFLMASLDWTPKDLDRIVVAEGPGSYTGLRIAVATAKTLAHTLNIELVGMSSLLALVPRQQEGLFVPLMDARRNNVYAGFYENAKPVTPEAHLSFAEVLEKVKDAEQVTFVGEVGAFVEQIQEQLPQASYQETLPNAANLALWAWDKEADSLHDFVPNYLKRVEAEENWLKNHTESGESYIKRL; from the coding sequence ATGAAAGTATTAGCTTTTGATACGTCCAGCAAGGCTCTTTCTCTCGCTATTTTAGAGGACAAGCAGGTTCTTGCCGAGACGACGATTAATATCAAGAAAAATCACAGTATTACCCTCATGCCTGCCATCGATTTTTTGATGGCAAGTTTGGACTGGACGCCTAAGGATTTGGATCGAATCGTGGTGGCGGAAGGACCAGGTAGCTACACAGGTTTGCGAATTGCAGTAGCGACTGCTAAGACCTTGGCTCACACTCTGAACATTGAGTTGGTTGGCATGTCTAGTCTCTTGGCTCTGGTGCCACGCCAACAAGAAGGCTTGTTTGTTCCTTTGATGGATGCGCGTCGCAACAATGTTTATGCAGGATTTTATGAAAATGCCAAACCTGTCACGCCAGAAGCACACCTATCCTTTGCAGAAGTGCTAGAAAAAGTCAAGGATGCTGAACAGGTGACCTTTGTCGGTGAAGTGGGAGCCTTTGTGGAGCAGATCCAAGAACAGCTACCACAAGCTAGCTACCAAGAAACCTTGCCAAATGCAGCTAATCTTGCTCTTTGGGCATGGGATAAGGAAGCAGACTCCTTGCACGACTTTGTACCAAATTACCTCAAGCGTGTTGAAGCCGAGGAAAACTGGCTCAAGAACCACACCGAGTCTGGCGAGTCTTACATCAAACGCCTATGA